AAACGCCTGTTTTGTAATTTTTCTGAACATTATCCCAATTAAAATAACGACCATTCATTACAATGTAGACTCCCGGAGGTAAAAGTTGAACATAACCCATCGCATTCCCTAAATTAAAGAATCCGTCAGATGAACCAAATTTATAAGGGATTAACGCTCCTGTTAACACTATTGTTTTATTTATATTATACTTAGCTATTACGGAAGCTGTTTTGACCATAGTATCAGTACCATGCGTAATCATTATCTTATCTCTTTCTGCGCGTTGACAATTTTCTGCAATTAATTGTCTGTCCATATCACACATTTCCAGACTATCAACCATCATTAAAGTTCTTACTTCTACATTTAAAGTACACTTACCGAGCTTAAGCAATTCGGGCAAATGCGTATCCTTAAAATAAAGCTTACCATTGATTTCATCA
The sequence above is drawn from the Chitinophagaceae bacterium genome and encodes:
- a CDS encoding asparaginase; translation: MEPIRLYVTGGTFDKEYDEINGKLYFKDTHLPELLKLGKCTLNVEVRTLMMVDSLEMCDMDRQLIAENCQRAERDKIMITHGTDTMVKTASVIAKYNINKTIVLTGALIPYKFGSSDGFFNLGNAMGYVQLLPPGVYIVMNGRYFNWDNVQKNYKTGVFETIHT